In one window of Ptiloglossa arizonensis isolate GNS036 chromosome 5, iyPtiAriz1_principal, whole genome shotgun sequence DNA:
- the Spab gene encoding space blanket: protein MHTCVALAVVALASTMHLGVEAWGGLFNRFSPEMLSNLGYGGHGDYMSRIGLYQRPLSAGYGNSYGDSLEDDPYVPCDQRPCTANEHCCPGSICINVDGVEGHCVFQLGQKQGELCRRDNDCETGLMCAEIPGSETRSCQPPVTSNKLYNEECNMSGECDISRGLCCQLQRRHRQTPRKVCSYFKDPLVCIGPVATDQIKSVVQYTSGEKRITGQGNRIFKRVPFA from the exons ATGCACACGTGCGTTGCACTGGCCGTGGTCGCTTTAGCGAGCACGATGCACCTCGGCGTCGAGGCATGGGGCGGTCTCTTTAATCGTTTCAGCCCGGAAATGCTGTCGAATCTCGGTTACGGTGGCCACGGCGACTACATGAGCAGAATAGGATTGTATCAG CGACCGCTGTCTGCTGGCTACGGGAACTCTTACGGGGATTCCCTGGAGGACGACCCTTACGTGCCGTGCGATCAGAGACCGTGCACGGCCAACGAGCACTGTTGCCCGGGTTCCATTTGCATCAACGTCGACGGTG TGGAAGGTCATTGCGTGTTCCAACTTGGACAGAAACAGGGCGAACTTTGCAGAAGGGACAACGATTGCGAGACCGGTTTGATGTGCGCCGAGATACCCGGTAGCGAGACTCGGTCCTGTCAACCACCAGTGACATCCAACAAATTATACA ACGAGGAATGCAACATGTCCGGCGAATGCGACATCAGCCGTGGTTTGTGCTGTCAACTTCAAAGGCGTCATCGACAAACACCCAGAAAG GTTTGCTCGTACTTCAAGGATCCCCTGGTGTGCATCGGACCGGTAGCCACGGATCAGATCAAGTCCGTGGTGCAGTACACTTCCGGTGAGAAGCGGATCACCGGACAGGGGAACCGAATCTTCAAACGGGTCCCGTTCGCctaa